A genomic segment from Tindallia californiensis encodes:
- a CDS encoding EscU/YscU/HrcU family type III secretion system export apparatus switch protein, with protein sequence MDEKTKRKRAVALGYDLQKDFAPKVMARGQGLVADNMIQKAQENDVVVYEDERLVKELLQFEIGTEIPEELYEIVAQVLVFVESVDQEKGKFSDLKK encoded by the coding sequence TTGGACGAAAAAACAAAAAGAAAGCGTGCGGTAGCCCTGGGTTATGACCTTCAAAAGGACTTTGCTCCTAAAGTCATGGCAAGGGGACAAGGGCTTGTTGCTGACAATATGATACAAAAGGCTCAGGAAAATGATGTGGTCGTCTACGAAGATGAGAGGCTGGTGAAAGAATTGCTTCAGTTTGAAATTGGGACAGAGATACCGGAGGAGTTATACGAAATTGTAGCTCAGGTACTGGTATTTGTAGAATCTGTGGATCAAGAAAAAGGGAAATTCAGTGACTTGAAAAAATGA